In a genomic window of Verrucomicrobiota bacterium:
- a CDS encoding aspartate aminotransferase family protein: MLPHVIVPPPGPESKRLAETLARYENRNVTFLSDEFPVFWERGRGVNVWDADGNRYLDLTAGFAVAGHGHACPEIVQAAHDQAQRLYHAMGDVHPAALKADLCRNLSRITFERWGLGFGKVTLTNSGFEAVEVALKTSLLHSRKPGVIAFTGAYHGLGYGALDAIGIAWFRDPFREHLREFTARVPYPNCFRCPFGRAEGHRLEGSQFPNCATSCLQQIEEQLVKIIRQRPVGCIVVEPCQGRGGEVIPPLDFLRLLRHLCDTYKILLVFDEIYTGFNRTGALFAADRFQTYPDLICIGKGLTSGFPLSACIGRAEIMEAWPKSAGEALHTSTFLGNPVGCAMALASVALHLVPELPRRVRELGRYFLERLRRLESPAIGHARGLGLMLGLELIQNDGSPDPSLTGRIVMRALRDGVLLLGGGPARNVLSFTPPFSIAQPEIDFVCERLQAYLRFGSVS, translated from the coding sequence ATGCTCCCCCACGTTATCGTCCCTCCTCCCGGTCCCGAATCGAAGCGCCTGGCGGAAACGCTGGCGCGTTACGAAAACCGGAACGTCACCTTCCTCAGCGACGAGTTCCCGGTTTTTTGGGAACGCGGGAGGGGCGTTAACGTCTGGGATGCGGATGGGAACCGTTACCTTGACCTGACGGCCGGGTTCGCCGTTGCGGGCCACGGCCACGCCTGTCCGGAGATCGTTCAAGCCGCCCATGACCAGGCGCAACGGCTCTACCACGCCATGGGCGACGTCCACCCTGCCGCGCTTAAGGCGGACCTCTGCCGGAATCTGAGCCGGATCACCTTTGAACGCTGGGGTTTGGGCTTCGGAAAAGTCACCCTGACCAACTCCGGCTTCGAAGCGGTCGAGGTGGCGCTCAAAACCTCGCTCCTGCACAGCCGAAAGCCGGGCGTCATCGCCTTTACCGGCGCTTACCACGGGCTGGGTTACGGGGCCTTGGATGCCATCGGGATCGCTTGGTTTCGTGACCCGTTCAGGGAACACCTGCGCGAGTTCACCGCCCGCGTCCCCTACCCGAATTGTTTTCGTTGCCCGTTCGGCCGGGCCGAAGGTCATCGCCTTGAGGGAAGCCAGTTCCCGAATTGCGCCACCTCCTGCCTGCAGCAAATCGAGGAACAGCTCGTCAAGATCATCCGGCAACGTCCCGTCGGCTGCATCGTGGTCGAACCGTGCCAGGGACGCGGCGGAGAAGTCATCCCGCCGCTGGATTTCCTGCGCTTGCTCCGGCACCTTTGCGATACTTACAAGATCCTGCTCGTTTTCGATGAGATCTACACCGGGTTCAATCGTACCGGCGCATTGTTTGCCGCCGACCGGTTCCAGACCTACCCTGACCTGATCTGCATCGGCAAAGGTTTAACGTCCGGGTTCCCGTTATCGGCCTGCATCGGGCGCGCCGAAATCATGGAGGCGTGGCCAAAATCGGCGGGTGAAGCCCTGCATACCAGCACTTTCCTGGGCAACCCGGTCGGTTGCGCGATGGCGCTGGCCTCGGTCGCCCTGCACCTCGTGCCGGAACTCCCCCGCCGGGTACGGGAACTGGGACGTTATTTTCTGGAGCGGTTACGCCGGTTGGAGAGTCCTGCCATCGGGCATGCGCGGGGCCTGGGCCTGATGCTGGGATTGGAACTCATTCAAAACGACGGTTCCCCTGACCCTTCGCTGACCGGCCGGATCGTGATGCGGGCCCTGCGCGATGGCGTGCTGCTGCTGGGAGGCGGCCCCGCCCGCAATGTCTTGAGCTTTACCCCGCCCTTCAGCATCGCGCAGCCGGAGATCGATTTCGTCTGCGAACGTCTTCAGGCGTATTTGCGTTTCGGATCCGTCTCGTAA
- a CDS encoding Dabb family protein: MIHHLVLYKLKPEVTPQQLEEMMMHTRIQLLKIPVALNVRCGRRIDPKNEWPFFVAVEFDSKEKMSIFKEDPIYIKFIEEIVKRNTSELLVLDYETDPKRKYA, translated from the coding sequence ATGATCCATCATCTCGTTTTGTACAAACTGAAGCCGGAGGTTACGCCTCAACAGCTTGAGGAGATGATGATGCACACCCGCATTCAGCTGTTGAAAATTCCGGTTGCCTTGAACGTCCGGTGCGGCCGGCGGATCGACCCGAAGAACGAATGGCCATTCTTCGTGGCCGTGGAGTTCGACTCAAAAGAGAAGATGTCGATCTTCAAAGAAGATCCCATTTACATCAAGTTCATCGAGGAGATCGTCAAGCGGAACACCTCCGAATTACTGGTGCTCGATTACGAGACGGATCCGAAACGCAAATACGCCTGA
- a CDS encoding 50S ribosomal protein L11 methyltransferase codes for MRAWRKITSPSRVEGWAQRLGDAFGSERLVITETGRSARLEIFALTEAEATALCGQFGGEIRDLAASNADWARSVVQHRPISIRGRLLVYNTEPPPEARAGNEKALYIPAGMAFGTGDHATTATCLRLLCDRAGSLPAGWSFLDIGCGTGILALAAAKLGARQAAGFDLDAAAVRIARENASLNRPLKARFFRADLFEFTSPEPYDVVAANVYSEVLVQAARKVWAAVKPGGILIVSGILRAQIGDVQAAFGRLGATSRSARLRGKWGTLEFR; via the coding sequence ATGCGCGCCTGGCGGAAAATAACAAGCCCGAGCCGCGTGGAAGGCTGGGCGCAACGCCTCGGCGACGCTTTCGGCTCGGAACGCCTGGTCATCACCGAAACTGGCCGCAGCGCCCGGCTGGAAATCTTCGCGCTGACCGAGGCCGAAGCGACCGCGTTGTGCGGGCAGTTCGGCGGAGAAATCCGGGATCTGGCCGCGTCGAATGCGGACTGGGCTCGTTCCGTGGTGCAGCACCGGCCGATCTCAATCCGGGGGCGGCTCCTGGTGTATAATACCGAGCCGCCGCCCGAAGCCAGGGCCGGGAATGAAAAAGCCTTGTACATTCCGGCCGGAATGGCGTTTGGCACCGGCGACCACGCCACGACTGCCACGTGCCTGCGCTTGCTGTGCGACCGGGCCGGTTCTCTGCCGGCCGGCTGGTCCTTCCTGGACATCGGCTGCGGCACGGGCATCCTGGCGCTCGCGGCGGCCAAACTCGGCGCCCGCCAGGCAGCGGGCTTTGACCTCGACGCTGCGGCCGTTCGCATCGCTCGCGAAAACGCGAGCTTAAACCGGCCCCTGAAAGCGCGCTTTTTCAGGGCGGACCTCTTCGAGTTCACGTCGCCGGAGCCGTATGACGTGGTCGCCGCCAACGTCTACTCCGAAGTTCTGGTGCAGGCAGCCCGCAAGGTCTGGGCCGCGGTGAAGCCGGGCGGCATCCTGATCGTTTCAGGCATCCTGCGCGCGCAGATCGGCGATGTGCAGGCCGCCTTCGGCCGCCTCGGCGCCACATCCCGGTCCGCACGGCTCCGCGGCAAATGGGGAACGCTGGAATTTCGGTGA